From Oryza brachyantha chromosome 9, ObraRS2, whole genome shotgun sequence, a single genomic window includes:
- the LOC121055333 gene encoding U-box domain-containing protein 40-like, whose protein sequence is MGAGRPRRWKLPFHRSAPPSPSSKPPSPPPQPAPEPHSPARSAAAAVEEEPPPAEFACPILGALMADPVILPSGQTYERACLQACAELAFLPPGMGSASDAMIPNAALRAAIGTWCARSGRAVPVPPSAEAARAAVLRAMPPDAAKSVRTRRAAPASSSNSSYSSPASTSSYTSSSEIMPADEEVGVKPVKEATSKEVVREQVETAVDPLEDVVVAKVMDADEEEEVVLAVAGLREATRESAERRRALCTPRMLAALRRVLLIPRHASARVDATAALVNLTLEPANKVRIVRAGAVPPLVEVLCSSTSPPEAREHAAGALFGLALNEDNRAAIGVLGAVPPLLDLLTSPAQPAPARRDAGMALYHLSLAAVNQSKIARFPGAPKALLAVASSAAERTPIRRLALMVVCNVGACTEGRAALMDAGAVAAVTAILSHDTRDAELDEWCVAAMYAMSRGSLRFRGLARAAGADKALRRVAEECAPGVVRRDMARKTLRAMRNEADDAADLTGSSLECGDGDDYAGSIVSDGLMSFRRRQRELGSSSCSNTAEF, encoded by the coding sequence ATGGGTGCGGGCCGTCCTCGCCGCTGGAAGCTGCCGTTCCACCgcagcgcgccgccgtcgccgtcctccaaGCCACCCTCCCCCCCGCCtcagccggcgccggagccccACTCGCCggcgcggtcggcggcggctgcggtaGAGGAGGAGCCGCCTCCGGCTGAGTTCGCGTGCCCGATCTTGGGCGCGCTCATGGCCGACCCCGTGATCCTTCCGTCGGGGCAGACGTACGAGCGCGCCTGCCTCCAGGCCTGCGCGGAGCTCGCGTTCTTGCCTCCCGGGATGGGGTCCGCCTCCGACGCGATGATACCCAACGCTGCGCTCAGGGCGGCGATTGGTACCTGGTGCGCGCGCTCCGGGAGGGcggtgccggtgccgccgTCGGCTGAGGCTGCTCGGGCGGCCGTGCTCCGCGCGATGCCGCCGGATGCGGCGAAGTCCGTGAGGACTCGgcgtgcggcgccggcgagctcttCGAATTCGTCCtactcgtcgccggcgtcgacgtccTCGTACACGTCTTCGTCGGAGATTATGCCGGCGGACGAGGAGGTTGGTGTGAAGCCCGTGAAGGAGGCGACGAGCAAGGAGGTGGTTCGGGAGCAGGTGGAGACGGCGGTTGACCCTCTCGAGGACGTGGTGGTTGCCAAGGTGATGGACGCggacgaggaagaggaggtggtGTTGGCCGTTGCCGGCCTCCGGGAGGCCACGCGGGAGAGCGCGGAGCGCCGGCGCGCGCTCTGCACGCCGCGGAtgctcgccgcgctccgccGCGTGCTGCTCATCCCGCGCCACGCCAGCGCTCGTGTCGACGCGACCGCCGCGCTGGTCAACCTCACCCTCGAGCCGGCGAACAAGGTGCGCATCGTCCGTGCgggcgccgtgccgccgctcgTCGAGGTGCTCTGCTCGAGCACGTCACCGCCGGAGGCCCGAGAGCACGCGGCCGGCGCGCTCTTCGGTCTCGCCCTCAACGAGGACAACCGTGCCGCCATCGGCGTGCTCGGCGCGGTGCCTCCCCTCCTCGACCTGCTCACCTCTCCCgcccagcccgcgcccgcgcgccgcgaCGCAGGGATGGCGCTCTAccacctctccctcgccgCAGTAAACCAGTCGAAGATCGCCCGCTTCCCCGGCGCGCCTAAggcgctgctcgccgtcgcgtccAGCGCCGCCGAGCGAACGCCCATCCGGAGGCTGGCCCTCATGGTCGTCTGCAACGTGGGTGCCTGCACGGAGGGCCGCGCCGCGCTGATGGACGCGGGCGCCGTGGCGGCCGTCACCGCCATCCTCTCCCACGACACCCGCGACGCCGAGCTCGACGAGTGGTGCGTCGCGGCGATGTACGCCATGAGCCGGGGCAGCCTCCGCTTCCGCGGCCtggcccgcgccgccggcgcggacaAGGCCCTCCGCCGCGTGGCCGAGGAGTGCGCCCCGGGCGTCGTGCGGCGCGACATGGCCAGGAAGACGCTCCGGGCCATGCGGAACGAGGCCGACGACGCGGCCGACCTGACCGGCAGCAGCCTCgagtgcggcgacggcgacgactacGCCGGCAGCATCGTGTCGGACGGGCTCATGtcgttccgccgccgccagcgcgaGCTCGGGTCCTCGTCGTGCAGCAACACAGCCGAGTTCTAA
- the LOC121055364 gene encoding zinc finger AN1 domain-containing stress-associated protein 17, producing the protein MARRGTEAFPDLGAHCDREDCNRLDFLPFACDGCGGTFCAEHRTYGDHGCARAADRGRTVVVCEACGDAIERRPGDVGGEDDAAVLEAHARSRRCDPARKRKPRCPVPRCRETLTFSNTSGCKGCGRKVCLKHRFPADHGCAGASSLAGAAAAERKATQCGRDAQKKETGGWKLPQSVRNLKIF; encoded by the coding sequence ATGGCGCGGCGGGGCACGGAGGCGTTCCCGGACCTGGGGGCGCACTGCGACAGGGAGGACTGCAACCGGCTCGACTTCCTCCCCTTCGCCTGCGATGGCTGCGGCGGGACGTTCTGCGCGGAGCACCGGACGTACGGGGACCACggctgcgcgcgcgcggcggaccGGGGCCGCACCGTCGTCGTCTGCGAGGCGTGCGGCGACGCCATCGAGCGGCGGCCCGGGGACGTgggcggggaggacgacgccgccgtgcTGGAGGCGCACGCGCGGTCGCGGCGCTGCGACCCGGCGAGGAAGCGCAAGCCCCGCTGCCCCGTGCCGCGGTGCAGGGAGACGCTCACCTTCTCCAACACCAGCGGGTGCAAGGGGTGCGGCCGGAAGGTGTGCCTCAAGCACCGGTTCCCCGCCGACCACGGGTGCGCCGGCGCGTCGTCgctggccggcgccgccgccgccgagaggaAGGCCACGCAGTGCGGGCGCGATGCCCAGAAGAAGGAGACCGGCGGCTGGAAGCTTCCGCAATCCGTCAGGAACTTGAAGATTTTCTGA